From the genome of Marasmius oreades isolate 03SP1 chromosome 1, whole genome shotgun sequence:
GCCTTGCTTCTCTATGTCGTCAGGCGATTCCTGACTGTACCATACATATCGTCAAGAACGACCAGATTTCCGTTGAGGACCTCTTTTCACTTGTGAAAACTTTTTCGGCTGTCATTGTTGGTCCCGGCCCAGGTTCTCCAAATAATCCAGCGGACATTGGGGCCATAAGGGCTCTCTGGAAAATACCTGATGCTGACCTTATCCCAATATTCGGCGTTTGTCTTGGACATCAGAGCCTGGCTGTTGAGCATGGTGCCAAACTGAAGCAACTCGATGTCGTGAAACATGGTCAGGCTTCCAAAATTTTACATACCGGAACCGAGCTGTTTGAGGGTGTCGGAGAGATATCTGCAGTTCGGTACCACTCGCTGCATGTAGAGCTGCCTCCTGGTGGTGATATTGAACCCCTCGCATGGGCTGACGATGGCTCCGAGAATGGTTCAGTCTTAATGGCAGCTAAGCACAAACACCGGCCGTTTTGGAGTGTGCAGTATCACCCTGAATCTGCCCTCACAGACGAAGGGGGGCCCAGCGTTCTTCAGAATTTCTGGAAACTTGCGTCTCAATGGACGAAGAAGCGAGGTAGACGTCCACAACTGCTGTCCCCATCCGCTCGGACGATTCTTGGTCCTTCCTGGCCAACTTTCCTCCCCTCCGACATCACCACCGGATCTCCTCTTCTTACTCGAAATCAAGTTTCCACAGCTACATTGTCCTTGCATTTAACGGTCACCAGCATTTGTGAACGGCTGGGCGTACATAACGAAGAAGTCCCTTTTGTGCTTCTGGATTCCGCCGCGAAGCCCGGGCGTTACTCCATCATTGGTGTACTATTGCCAGACACCATACATATTCTTTATTCCGTATACGACTCGTCAGTCACCATCAAACGTGGGGATGCACAGACTCACGAGCTTCTTGAGGAACGCGATATCTGGTCGTGGCTAGGCGAATTTATGCGGCGTAGGAGTGGACTTGTGGGATGCCCTGACATTCCGTTCTGGGGCGGTCTTGTTGGCCTGTTGAGCTACGAACTAGGAACCACATCCTTGTGTGTACCCCTCCGGTCAGACAGAAGGCAGCGCAATCGACATCATGACGTGAACCTCGTATATGTGGAGAGGAGTGTCGTCATCGACCACCACACTCAAAAGATTTATGTTCAATCCAGTTTACCAAACGACAAGCTTTGGATTTCTCAGATGGTCGATACTCTGAAATCGGTTTCCTCCGGGACGTCTCAGTCCACTTCATTGCCCAAGGAAATGACACCCACTTCTTCGAGGGTAACACTACCAGACAGATTGCGCTATTTATCGAGAATAGAGGAGGCTAAAGCATCACTCTTCTCGGGTGATTCCTACGAACTCTGTCTCACTGCCAACACACGAGTCGAAGTTGACCGAGATTTGACGTCCTGGGAGCGGTACAAGGCTCTCCGCCTCACCAATCCCGCTCCACACTCTGCTTACCTCCGGCTACACCCAAGTACCTTCCTATCCTCTTCTCCCGAGCGCTTTCTTTCATACTCAAGGCCACCCAACCCGCTATTCGAACTACGACCGATTAAAGGCACTATTCGTAAAGCGCCTGGAATCACGCGTGCTCATGCGGAGCAAGCACTGCAAGGGAGTTGTAAAGAGGTGGCTGAAAATCTCATGATTGTCGACTTGATCAGACATGATCTTCATGGTGTTGTTGGTCTAGATGTGAAGGTGAAGCAATTTTGTGGTGTAGAGGAGTACGAAACTGTCTGGCAGATGGTCAGTGTTATCGAAGGCAAGCTGCCTAAACAGTTAGAGGGTAATAGCCAAATAGGCTTGGAGGTCTTGAAACACAGTCTTCCTCCAGGTCAGTGTTTTTGGTCAAAAGTCTGTACAGCGCTCTTATAATAGTTTGACAGGTAGCATGACAGGAGCTCCGAAGAAGCGTAGCGTTGAAATTCTGCAATCGCTGGAAGATGAGGACAGAAGCTTGTACTCCGGTGTCTTCGGGTACTGGTGTATTGGTGGTAGCGGTGATTGGTCTGTGGCCATTCGCAGCTGTTTTCGCTATGAAGATAAGGAGGATGTCGAGGAATGGGTTATCGGGGCAGGTGGCGCTATCACAGCGCTCTCTGAACCGGAGGCTGAATGGGATGAGATGGTGACGAAGTTGCGAAGTGCCCTTGGAGCTTTCGGCGCTAGGTTATGAAAAGTTGATGAAAAGTACTTAGTAGACACAGTATAGAGTAACTCCTACACGTTTGTGATGTGACGGACGAGATTCGGAAGAAGCAGCACTGCATCAGCACAGGATGGCTCTTATAATCCTTGAAGTTCATTCTCTCGTGCTCGCTACATTGGAGATCTCTCTACAGTTCAGCGGCTGAGGATGATTATTATCGAGTATGTATTGTCTATGTCAGATCTATGTTGGAATGACACTTACACCTTCCGAAGTGAAACAGCCAAACCTCCTCTAGATAGCGGAGAACCACAAATTCCACAGCTTCAAACTCCCGCTCACACAGACACCCAAAGGTCCAGATCACCCATCCCTCCCCCGGTCCATCCAAGCTCCCAGTATGGCAGTAGAACATCCCTTGTACCACCCGGTTATTTGACAGCAGTGAAGCCCTCGGACTCGGTCACCTATCTATTTTCACCCATGCCCGGTAATGCTATGTTGCTCATCCCACCGAAGAACGTATCTTCTGCAAGACATCCTTACTACATCGGCGTCGGGCTCAACTGCTTCACACCGTCGTCACATATCACAACGATACGAAAATACGGTTGGGATGGAGAGTTTGTTGGAGACTTTGAGTGAGCCATATTCTTAACTTAGCCTATCAGCTCGATTATTCAACTTTTCTACTATGCGGATCGTGGAACCCAGaattggtacaagtaattcGAAAAACCCAAGCAGCATCTGCTTGCGAGGCAATGAACACCCGATATCGGAGGTCCTAGTCTCTTCGACGAGACTTTTCAAGAATGTACGGCCATCTTTCATGGTTTCCTGTGATTTGCTTACCATTAGCATCGTTAGTTTTGGACATGGAAGGCGATAGAGCACGACCGATCAGTAACGTTATTTTGGGACGACAGTTCGGGAGGCAGCATAATAACGGTAAGCACCGACTTTTCAACCACAGGGAAACATGTACATTTCTGAGGTATTGTTCGACTCTTTTACCAGTGTTTCTCTTCGAAAGATCGAACGAGTGGAAATCTAATGGCCAAATTTACTCCGCGAGGACACCCTCGAAGGCAAGGCCGACCTACGGAATTTCCAAAACTTGACGTTACGCCTGAAGGACACGACGTGTTTGAGGATATTCTTATGTCGGCCTTGATCATTGAGCGTATACGCACAAACCCAGCATCTTGAACAAAAAGGGGATGCTTAAATCTTCTCATGTATAACCATACGTGTATTCTACACCTCCGCTGTTTCTTACAGCTCATGATCGAGCTAGACTTGAATGGAATTGTGACATTCTTGGACAATATATGGCGCCTGAACCTGGTTGACAACGTGACAACGACAGTAGACTCGGACATGGATACATGCTTGAGCTCGCTGCAAGGGTGAGGGCGGCTCACTTCTGCACTTGCTGGCCAACTTTCACTGGCTTGTGGACCACCTCGACCACCTCGTATCTTCCCAGATTGATAAGATCGGTACGTAGAATGCGAGAGCGCTCTGCAAGAGATATAATAGGAACTCGCTCGTAGTCTGAAGACAAATGCCAAAAGAACGTTGTGGAAATACGTATGAGGGGCGTTCGGGGTGttcctttttcctttcttcaatTATCTGAACAAAAAGCAGGGTGGACAAAGCACAATCAGAGCCAGCGCATTGAATGCATACCTCAACTGTCTCTTTTTTACATCGAGTTCATGGACCTGCCTTCACAAGCCACGTGCTCAAGCTGTTTTCAGCTTGGACGAGATGATTCTCTCCGAAATTTTGACAGGAATTCGCTTGCCGGTGTTTCCGGCCCAAACGTTCAGACCAGGGAAAGGCGATCGGCCATGAGCCGGCAGAAATTGGGATCCGTGTGGAACCCGGCCAGAATGGTGTCTTTCTGACTGTCTTTCACAAGGTTGAATACTGTCGGCGCGAGGATCGATGCGGTCTGTTGGGTAAGGACTTCTGTTCTAGCATGGAAGAGAAACCATTGCTTACTGTATCTCCTGCGTGTTGGAAAGTGGTTTCGGGAAGACCGAGTCCAATGGAAACCATCGATGCCAAGTTTTCCACGCTGTCGTACATTTCAGCTCGATCCACAACAGTACATTGAGTTGTTCCATCGACTTGCTACAATTGTCCATGACTAGGGTCCATCTCTTCCTGACCCTTCGTCTTCAGGTACGACATTCGGCATATTCAGCACAGGAAATTGCGTTTCGTAAGGCGGCTTCTCGgacatcttcatctttcagGAAAATCTGCATTTTGGGTCTGGATTGTGAGCAGAAATATCGAGCGGTCTTTCCGCTGTGCCAGCTTCTCGATGACCTTGAGGTAAGACTCGGCGGCTGCGCAGTTGAGCTTTTCTGTGTCCTCGAGTGTGACCCCGACTTCGCAACCAATTTCTGGTCTTTCATCTTTCTTGAGTATATCATTTGGTTGGGCAAGTAACCTTCGAAGAGATCAAGGAATGCATTATTATCGGATTCAGCGACGCGAGAGTCGCACAGTAGAAGAGCACCAAAGACGATCAAACATCGGCTGCTTCTGTACAATGTCCTTTTGTTTCCTAGTCTGCGCACACCTTCTTGCATTCGTCCTGAACTGCAGTAGAATCCCAGGAGGAAAAAAGAGGACTAGGTCAATAATGAGAAGAACCAAGTGGTGGTTGAAGACAAAGAGAGACGGGAATTGATTTTCCTTCGATGGGAGCAGTGGCTGTGCTTCCTGTAActttctctcttcttctccttttaCTGTAATCCTGACTCACAGATTTTACGACCGCCACGATGATTAAAGTATGTTCTTCACTATTGCTGAAGGTGCATTTGAATTGCTCAATCATCATACTAGATATGGAGTatgaagaagaatgaggatgcGGCTGCAAAGAGGAAGCCCAAAACCACTGCTGCCCAGATTCGAGTACAGAAAGGTGTGAGCTGAGCACCACATACTCGAGGCCTCCTGTAACCTAACGCGATTTTCGTAGACTTGACAGAATTAGATCTTCCATCGACCATGAAAACACATTTCTCTGACCCAGCTGATCTCCTCAACTTCACTCTGACCATTACCCCCGATGAGGGTGCGGACCTCTCTTTACTCTTGTTCTTTCTATCGTTTCTTATCTATCATTCCTCAACCTCGCAGGCATGTACAAAGGCGGCGCCTTCGTCTTTTCTTTCGTGATAAACACAAACTACCCGCACGACCCTCCCAAGGTCAAGTGCACGCAGAAGGTCCTCACCGTATCCTCATGTTTGCTTAGTAATTCCGTCTAATCTCGCATTGATAGATATACCATCCAAACGTAGACCTGGAAGGAAATGTCTGTCTAAATATACTGCGAGAAGACTGGAAGCCTGTACTTAACTTGAACTCTGTGATGGTGGGGCTCCAGTATCTGTTCTTGGAACCAAACGCCGACGATCCCCTGAATAAAGGTACGCCTCGCTATGTCATGTTTCTGAATGTTGATGGAGGTGACCAACGTTCTTGCAGAGGCGGCACTCGAAATGACCAAGAACAGAGATCTCTTCTTGTCTAATGTCAGGTCATCCATGGGCGGGTTGGTGATCAAGGGCGTCAAATATGACCGAGTCCAACAATAATTCCAGCCACTCGTTTCTTCTATATGTACATCTGCGCATTCACCGCCATTCCTTTGTACTCTTTGCTATACATCACCTAATCTCGCACTTTGTTATCGAATTTGCATTCTCGCCAGTTGGCCAACGATAGCTCATATATTTCTATAGCGCTGTCTTGTTGCTGCAATTTAGATTGTTTCTATACAGATACAATGGCTTTTGCTTAGGGCTATTCAACTTCCTCGGTATGTGGTGAATGAGAAGGGACTGATCAGCAGCGGTATGTGGTAGTGTTCTGCGGTATTCTGGAGGTCAAAGGTGATCTATAATGTGACAATGAACAGACGGCTGGCAGCTATCCATTGATCGAAACAGACCTCGACCCATGGGTAGAGCGATGGACGTTCCGTCTTATCGAAATACTCTTTCGTCCGGAAGATGATCTTGTAAAGTCCGGGTCGTAAAAGTTCTCTGCCACCAGGAGTAAGAAGATTGGTGCATCGACCGTCAGAGTCCGTCACCCTTCAATCATTTGAGAACGCTGCGAAGTAAGGCTGGAATTGAACCATACCCTTCTGCTAGAGGGCTGAAGATCTCGACGGCTCCCTCTTCGGAAGCAGGTTGAAACTCTTGAAGCCGAATGGCTACTCCTTCAACTGGCCGTCCAATCGATGTATCGAGAACTAAAGTGTAGAGTAAGAAATGTAGACATTGAGATATGGAGATATATAGGCTCAACCATGACAGGTAATTGGTGATTTGCTCATCGCGTTGTGCGTCTGAGAGAAGGCGGATGTTACGGTTCCGTAACCGGCATCCCCGCTCACATAACTGTGACCATATTTGGCTCAAACTCCGAGGAaacactttttttttcgttaatcgtcgtcgtcgctggAGGCGACGACGAACCAAGCAATACATTATATTCTGCTTCTTTTCAGTTTCGTCACTACTGCCCTGCCCGATTTGCTCATCTAATCAACCTCCGAATAGCTCAAGATTACCTGAACCCTCAAACCATGAATCATTCGCCTCTGCCAGCAATGCCGGTGGCGAGGCCTCCTTCGCCAACGCTACTCTCCCATCTGCCACTCATCCTTGGCAGCTGATACTGTCTTTTGCAAGTTTTACGATCCCTTTGGCTGGATTCCTATTTCACCATAAAATCTCAAATATTGGCGTGGGTCACGCGAATGATGGGATCGTCGGGGGGCACCGTTGATCAAGAGCAAGGGAAGGAATGTGAGTTCTCGGGAGGCAATGGGGATACGATTAAGAAGTCCCAAATGTACGTTGTCCTCCCCTTTACCTTTCCGAGTCGTTCCATAACTAACACTGAATAACAGATTCTCGCAAATCCCTAacgctaagaagaaactAGTTCCGGAAGACGCACAGTTACGTCGTGAAGAGTGGCCGGGTCATCTGGATAGTCCGGAGCAGCACAGCACCTCAACAAGGAGTCACATTATCCGCAAAGGCGCATTCGTTGCCTGGGTATGTTTTTTCTTCGTGTTACTCATGTAGTTTAGCTCAAACAACCACATTGTTATCACCAGGCTAAGGAATTCCGCAAACGTTACCCGACACGCCCTCACTCTCCACAAACAACAATGGAAGACCTGTAAACAGGCAGATTCGTGGAGTTTCGACGGAGGGAAAGGAAGCACAGTCAGTTATTGACatttttttcttgtttccttGCCTTTACTTCTATTGAGTACAATAAGAGTAATATCTTCTTGTCATGCAGTAAGAGTACATGGTCTCATAGCAAGAGGCTAATACAATACCTTGCTACACTCTTTTCGACAGTGAAATTTGTACGTGGGAACGGGTGGGCGGTCCAGTGCTCGGAAATCTTGTCGGGCCGTTTCTAAGTCACATATACAAAGACGCGCGTGGCTTCACTTCGGTTGAGTCTAACCATGACCACGGATACTACAGACGCTCCTCCTCTGGGAAGATACCTGGCTTCAACTGGTACGAGAAGTCACCTCTTCGGCAAAATCGGCTTACTTATCTGAACATCAAGACAAGAACACCCGAGACAAGGCAATTAAAAATCTCGCGACTTTTCTTTCTGATACCGAAAATGAGATACCAAAAGCTGAGATGGCAAAATTATGGAAGGGCATATTCTATTGTACGAGGCCTCCTTGAATGCTTCTGAGCGCTACCAACGCTTCTTGTGTCGTAGGTTTTTGGATGTCGGACAAACCTTTGGTTCAGCAAGCACTTGCCTCCGAGCTAGCAGAACTCATGTTGATTATCACAACAACCTCGTCTTCATTGGCTTTCTTGAATGGATTCTGGGAGACTCTCTTTCGAGAGTGGAATGGTATAGACCGATTGAGGTACGTTGCGTTCGTTCCTTAGATCAAAATTATCCTCTCatccttttttcttcttcctagGATGGATAAATATTACATGCTTGTCAGAAGATTCGTTAATGCATCATTTAGACTTCTCCTTCGAAATGATTGGGAACAAAAAATTTGCGAGGAATACAATAATATTTTAACCCGTCAAGGAGGGCCACTTTGGTGAGTATACTTGTCTCCTGATTTTCAACCTCTATTCATTCGTTTTTCTTCTCAAGCCCGAATGATACCAAAGTGCCGACGAGCTTGGCCTATCATTTATCAGATATCTATCTTGAAGAGCTCGATAAAGTTCTTGAGAGTATTCCCAGCGCATCCTCCTCTACTCCGAAAGTCCCGCTACTCCTCCTCCTTACACCTTTCATTACGTTATACGCGCGAACGCCGTCGACACCCATATTGAAGTATCTGCACGCCACGCTCATGGAACCTCTATTAGCTGTCTTCACGTCTCCAGACGCTGAAGATGAAACCCCACGTTCACGGAAGCGACCGAGACTTGAATCGAACACAACACAGCCAATATACCCTCATGTTATCTCAGATTGGTGTCGAGAATCTTCCGCCCATAGAGTCAAaaatcaacttcttcgaaagatCTTCGAAGTGGCTAGCGAACCACAGACACGAGATTCTAATCGAAGAAAAATGTATGCTATTTGGGAGAAAGTgaaggacgaggacgaggacgaggacaaTAAAGATACTTGATATTCATATGTTTGCTCATAACTACCACGCTGCATCACATCTAGTTGACACGCTGAAGTACCATTTTTTGGCAGCATCCGCCCAccaggacttaagcagtagaTATCCATTCTGTAATCAGCTCCTTTATCTTCTCTGCTGCAGTGTGCTGGTCTGTGGACTGGCCAAATGCTTCGACAAACTTTCCTTGAGGGTCCATCAAGTATACGAATATTGAATGGTCGACCAAGTAGTCGCCTTTAGGATCGGCATCAGGTGGTGTTGAAAAATAGACCCGATACGCTTTGCAGACGGATTTTGTTTGTTGGTAATCGCCCACGAGCCCAATATAGTCTGGATGGAAATCTTGAAGATATGTGTGAATCTGAGAGGGAGTGTCGCGAGCAGGGTCTACAGAAATGAATATCGGTTGTATCGGAATGTTAGGAAACGACTTTTCTGGGAAGAGACAAGCCGTGAATGAGAAAGTTACAGAGGAAAAGTGATAACGTACTGAGTTCGTTCATCACGACAGTgaccttgtctaattctgcAGGGCAAATATCTGGGCAATTTGTGAATCCGAAGTAGACCAATGACCATTTCCCCAGTAAGTCATTCTCTGTAAAGATGACAGGCTCGGATGTGGTGGAACCCGTGCACTTGATCAGTGAGAATGGACCACCGATGTTCGGTCGCCCATACGCCTGAGAGGAACGTTCCttttctgaggaagaggttcaacttTCCATGTTAAATAATGCCGTTCAGTTCCTGCTCACCCCGTTGTTCAAtggatttttttttctcgtgGCGGAAGTAGAAGTATAATGCTGTACCAACTGCTACGAATATTGCAGCGGAAGCCGGGGAGAAGACCTGCTCAGATCTGAGGATTACTGTATTACAAGCCTAGTGAAGCACGTACCCCTACAACATTTCGGTGAGGGCGAGGAGGTTCTGCAGAAGACGATCCGTTCCACCTCTTCTGTGTTTCGGGGAGACGGTTACCGATTCGAAAACTCTGCCTCAAGGGAGGAAGCTTAAAGGAGTTGCGAAGTGGGAGTAGACGGCGAACAGGGAACATGTCGTTCCGGCAATTCCGCCGTACGTGCTATAGCCAGAATCATTTAATTGCCGCGTTACAAGATACCTATGGGTCCAAGGCCTAATGACAATAATATCGATACAGAACGCGTTTTGCTGAGACCTTTCATGCATTTGGCCATCTTTCACATGTCACAGCTCGCCACCGCTAGTGGCAGGCCCTGGTTTCATGGAACAGAGattagaaaggaaaggatagCGGAAAAGGTACATAATAAGTAAGCAGTCTCAAGATTCCGTTCACAGAAGATGTTTTCTTTGCGCGATACTTACAAAGGAGATATCTGTGAACAGAACTTGAATTATGCTGGGTGATAGACGTGGTGTTGGTCACCCAGTGTCACGCTATGCTCCGCCGAACCGCGCTTGGCGACGCCCATGGAAGGTCAACAACAGGTATTCCAGAAGGTGAGTCTACCTTTCACCTTAAGTTGTTCTGGAACTGAAAGTAATCCGCGTAGTTGAAGACAACATGTGTTCCGTTACTGTCATCCTCGTTGTTGACGCCATCGTCCATCTCTTCAGTGCTCAAGCTCTTGTCAGAACTCATCGACGTCCTTAATTCTATTCGTTCATCCGGAGTGACATTGAATAAATCTATCATGTCATATGTATACTTCCCACTCTCCTCGATCCTCAAACGCAATTCTTCACCCGGCATCCCCGATCAAGTACTGGAAAAGATCTTCATTGCGTTGGGTCTCATTTGCGATGACTGGTGGTGGGATTGCGAGCTGGAGACGTGGGATCAGATTTTTATGTTGTGCGGATCTGTTATTGGAGGGATAGAGGCgaaggggaaaggaaaggacagAGACGATGAAACgaaagcagcagcagctcaCTGTTTGCTCAACCTCTTGCGATCCCGGACTGAGGATTATCATGGTGTTTTCACACCTACGCAAGCACATCAGAGGCTTGAGGCTCTGAAGAGACACGCGATCTCATCCAAGTTCATGCCAATATTTGGGCAAACTCTCAATTCAGTCCTGGAAACCGCTGAAAGTCGGCACCTCCCCTTGCAGAAATCATCATTGAACTTAATCTTCGTGTTTATTCACTTTTATCTTCCGGACGATGTTGTCGTTTCGGTGCTTCCTGGAGTGGTGAGCACAATGTGCAAGATTGCACTTGGTGTATctcaagagaaaggatgggCGAAAGGGGAGATTACTGCACAGTCTTTACGAGTGATGCAGGAGGTCATCATCACATCCCTTGCTGACGACAGCTGCATAAGAGACGGAGCGTTAGTCTCAATAGATGATATCGAAAGTTTGACGGAGCTCTTGTCAGAACCGAAGCCCAGAAAGCAACCTTCACGGAATTCCTTCGGGACCAGTCGCACATCTTCATGG
Proteins encoded in this window:
- the UBC12 gene encoding NEDD8-conjugating protein ubc12 (BUSCO:EOG09265FCK), whose amino-acid sequence is MIKIWSMKKNEDAAAKRKPKTTAAQIRVQKDLTELDLPSTMKTHFSDPADLLNFTLTITPDEGMYKGGAFVFSFVINTNYPHDPPKVKCTQKIYHPNVDLEGNVCLNILREDWKPVLNLNSVMVGLQYLFLEPNADDPLNKEAALEMTKNRDLFLSNVRSSMGGLVIKGVKYDRVQQ
- a CDS encoding uncharacterized protein (BUSCO:EOG09264ENO), with protein sequence MFPVRRLLPLRNSFKLPPLRQSFRIGNRLPETQKRWNGSSSAEPPRPHRNVVGVFSPASAAIFVAVGTALYFYFRHEKKKSIEQREKERSSQAYGRPNIGGPFSLIKCTGSTTSEPVIFTENDLLGKWSLVYFGFTNCPDICPAELDKVTVVMNELKKSFPNIPIQPIFISVDPARDTPSQIHTYLQDFHPDYIGLVGDYQQTKSVCKAYRVYFSTPPDADPKGDYLVDHSIFVYLMDPQGKFVEAFGQSTDQHTAAEKIKELITEWISTA
- a CDS encoding uncharacterized protein (MEROPS:MER0045095), which codes for MTIDTPRILLVDSYDSFTFNLASLCRQAIPDCTIHIVKNDQISVEDLFSLVKTFSAVIVGPGPGSPNNPADIGAIRALWKIPDADLIPIFGVCLGHQSLAVEHGAKLKQLDVVKHGQASKILHTGTELFEGVGEISAVRYHSLHVELPPGGDIEPLAWADDGSENGSVLMAAKHKHRPFWSVQYHPESALTDEGGPSVLQNFWKLASQWTKKRGRRPQLLSPSARTILGPSWPTFLPSDITTGSPLLTRNQVSTATLSLHLTVTSICERLGVHNEEVPFVLLDSAAKPGRYSIIGVLLPDTIHILYSVYDSSVTIKRGDAQTHELLEERDIWSWLGEFMRRRSGLVGCPDIPFWGGLVGLLSYELGTTSLCVPLRSDRRQRNRHHDVNLVYVERSVVIDHHTQKIYVQSSLPNDKLWISQMVDTLKSVSSGTSQSTSLPKEMTPTSSRVTLPDRLRYLSRIEEAKASLFSGDSYELCLTANTRVEVDRDLTSWERYKALRLTNPAPHSAYLRLHPSTFLSSSPERFLSYSRPPNPLFELRPIKGTIRKAPGITRAHAEQALQGSCKEVAENLMIVDLIRHDLHGVVGLDVKVKQFCGVEEYETVWQMVSVIEGKLPKQLEGNSQIGLEVLKHSLPPGSMTGAPKKRSVEILQSLEDEDRSLYSGVFGYWCIGGSGDWSVAIRSCFRYEDKEDVEEWVIGAGGAITALSEPEAEWDEMVTKLRSALGAFGARL
- a CDS encoding uncharacterized protein (BUSCO:EOG092646C6) yields the protein MTTDTTDAPPLGRYLASTDKNTRDKAIKNLATFLSDTENEIPKAEMAKLWKGIFYCFWMSDKPLVQQALASELAELMLIITTTSSSLAFLNGFWETLFREWNGIDRLRMDKYYMLVRRFVNASFRLLLRNDWEQKICEEYNNILTRQGGPLCPNDTKVPTSLAYHLSDIYLEELDKVLESIPSASSSTPKVPLLLLLTPFITLYARTPSTPILKYLHATLMEPLLAVFTSPDAEDETPRSRKRPRLESNTTQPIYPHVISDWCRESSAHRVKNQLLRKIFEVASEPQTRDSNRRKMYAIWEKVKDEDEDEDNKDT